The following are encoded in a window of Lactobacillus intestinalis genomic DNA:
- a CDS encoding peptide ABC transporter substrate-binding protein, with protein MEKWRKVFAVGFAVGACGLALTACSNQSNSSSSGTKKTLNWMEQAEIPSMDVSKAVDRVSYEQLNNTMEGLYRLGNNAKIEPGLATKTEESKDGKTWTFTLRKNSKWSNGDPVTAKDFVYSWRRTVNPKTASEYSYLFSGVKNAEAIVAGKKPVSSLGVKAEGNYKLVVNLDKRIPYFKLLMGFPLFYPQNENAVKKFGKNYAMASKYNYYNGPFVQKGWNGSNLTWKLEKNPNYWDKKNVKLDTINYSVQKTPSTAYNEYQSGKLDAAVLNAQGTKQLKNQKGYTIRKMASTQYLQLNMQKNPDFKNEKLRRAFSMAINRNNLANTIGGANQPATTFSAEDMVKVNGKDYTNLVKNNKTKNVMSYNPSNANKVYQQALNELGKKKLSFTILSDDDDTSKKAAEFLQSQLESNLDNLDVNVQSIPKKTRLNRAMKGDFDAVLTGWIADFSDPISFLDLETTKNSYNFGKWSNSQYDKLVANSKTTSSENERWNNMKDAERVLLEKQGVTPLYHPEEAWMVRPSVKGIVFNGAGAPYSFKNAYVAN; from the coding sequence CGTCTCTAAAGCGGTGGATAGAGTATCCTATGAACAATTAAATAATACGATGGAAGGTTTATATCGTCTTGGTAATAATGCCAAGATTGAACCAGGATTGGCCACTAAGACCGAAGAAAGCAAAGATGGTAAAACTTGGACATTTACTTTACGTAAAAATAGTAAATGGTCTAATGGAGATCCAGTAACTGCAAAAGACTTCGTATATTCATGGCGTAGAACGGTTAATCCAAAAACCGCTTCAGAATATTCATACTTGTTCTCTGGAGTAAAAAATGCAGAGGCAATTGTAGCGGGTAAAAAACCAGTTTCTAGTTTGGGTGTAAAAGCTGAGGGAAATTATAAATTAGTAGTTAACTTAGATAAGAGAATCCCATATTTTAAACTATTAATGGGCTTCCCATTATTTTATCCTCAAAATGAAAATGCTGTGAAGAAATTCGGTAAGAATTATGCTATGGCTTCAAAATATAATTACTACAATGGTCCATTTGTACAAAAAGGTTGGAATGGTAGTAATTTAACTTGGAAGTTAGAAAAGAATCCAAATTACTGGGATAAAAAGAATGTTAAGTTAGACACAATTAATTATAGTGTTCAGAAAACTCCGTCAACAGCATATAATGAATACCAGTCAGGTAAGTTAGATGCTGCAGTCTTAAATGCCCAAGGAACTAAACAATTAAAGAATCAAAAGGGCTATACCATTCGAAAGATGGCATCTACTCAATATTTGCAATTGAATATGCAAAAGAATCCTGATTTTAAGAATGAAAAATTGCGGCGCGCGTTTTCAATGGCAATCAATAGAAATAATTTGGCGAATACTATTGGCGGTGCTAATCAACCAGCTACTACTTTCTCAGCTGAAGATATGGTGAAGGTAAATGGCAAAGACTACACAAACTTAGTAAAGAATAATAAAACTAAGAATGTAATGTCCTATAATCCTTCTAATGCTAACAAAGTATATCAACAAGCTTTGAACGAATTAGGTAAAAAGAAACTTTCATTCACTATCTTAAGTGACGATGATGATACTTCTAAGAAGGCTGCCGAATTTTTACAAAGTCAACTTGAAAGTAATTTAGATAATTTGGATGTTAATGTGCAAAGTATTCCAAAGAAGACACGATTAAATCGTGCCATGAAAGGTGACTTTGATGCAGTTCTTACTGGATGGATTGCTGACTTCTCAGATCCAATTTCATTCTTAGATCTTGAAACTACCAAAAATAGTTATAACTTTGGTAAATGGTCAAATTCACAATATGATAAATTAGTAGCAAATTCTAAGACTACTTCTAGTGAGAATGAACGTTGGAATAACATGAAGGATGCAGAAAGAGTATTATTAGAAAAACAAGGTGTAACACCTCTGTATCACCCAGAAGAAGCTTGGATGGTACGTCCATCAGTTAAAGGCATAGTCTTCAATGGCGCTGGTGCACCATATAGTTTCAAGAATGCCTACGTAGCAAACTAA
- the guaB gene encoding IMP dehydrogenase: protein MSNWETKFAKKGLTFDDVLLIPAESHVLPNEVDLSTKLADNLKLNIPLISAGMDTVTEGAMAIAMALQGGLGVVHKNMSIQAQAGEIANVKSVIVPASATKAAVDDQHRLLVAAAVGVTSDTFERAEALLEAGADAIVIDTAHGHSAGVLRKIKEIRDHFPNKTLIAGNVATGDGTRALFDAGVDVVKVGIGPGSICTTRVVAGVGVPQITAIYDSATAAREYHKPIIADGGIKYSGDVVKALAAGGNAVMLGSMLSGTTEAPGELFEENGKKFKTYRGMGSVGAMAQAHGSSDRYFQGGVNEANKLVPEGVEARVEYKGDVSDVVFQIDGGLRSGMGYVGAADIPSLIEKAQFVQITNAGLKESHPHDVQMTKAAPNYK, encoded by the coding sequence ATGTCAAATTGGGAAACAAAGTTTGCTAAAAAAGGTTTAACTTTTGATGATGTTTTATTGATTCCAGCAGAAAGTCATGTTTTACCAAACGAAGTAGATTTGAGCACTAAGTTAGCTGATAACTTAAAGTTAAATATTCCTTTGATCAGTGCCGGAATGGACACTGTAACCGAAGGGGCAATGGCAATCGCAATGGCTCTTCAAGGTGGTCTTGGTGTTGTTCATAAGAACATGTCAATCCAAGCTCAAGCTGGGGAAATAGCTAATGTAAAAAGTGTAATTGTGCCAGCTAGTGCTACTAAAGCTGCAGTAGATGATCAACATCGCTTACTTGTCGCAGCTGCAGTTGGTGTAACAAGCGATACTTTTGAACGTGCTGAAGCTCTTCTCGAAGCCGGTGCAGATGCAATTGTAATCGATACTGCACATGGTCATTCAGCTGGAGTTTTGCGTAAAATTAAGGAAATTAGAGATCATTTTCCAAACAAAACTTTGATTGCTGGTAATGTAGCAACTGGAGATGGAACCCGTGCTTTGTTTGATGCTGGGGTTGATGTAGTTAAAGTTGGAATTGGACCTGGTTCAATCTGTACTACTAGAGTTGTTGCAGGTGTTGGGGTTCCACAAATTACTGCAATTTATGATTCCGCAACTGCTGCTCGCGAATACCACAAGCCAATTATTGCTGATGGTGGCATTAAGTATTCTGGAGATGTAGTAAAGGCATTAGCTGCTGGTGGTAATGCAGTGATGCTTGGTAGTATGCTTAGTGGTACTACTGAAGCTCCAGGGGAACTTTTTGAAGAAAATGGCAAGAAATTTAAGACTTATCGTGGAATGGGTTCAGTTGGTGCAATGGCTCAGGCTCATGGTTCAAGTGATCGTTACTTCCAAGGTGGAGTTAATGAAGCTAACAAGCTAGTTCCTGAAGGGGTTGAAGCTCGTGTTGAATACAAGGGCGATGTTTCAGATGTTGTCTTCCAAATTGATGGTGGACTTCGTTCAGGAATGGGTTATGTTGGTGCAGCTGATATTCCAAGTTTGATTGAAAAGGCTCAATTTGTTCAAATTACTAACGCCGGTTTGAAAGAATCACATCCACATGACGTGCAAATGACCAAGGCTGCCCCTAACTATAAGTAA
- the opp3b gene encoding oligopeptide ABC transporter permease produces MTRYLLKRVFYMILTLFIVATVTFFLMKLMPGSPYANEAKMTPTQLHIMNEQYGLNKPIWEQYLIYIVGMLHGDFGTSFQYSNQPVSSLIGARIGASMQLGLQALILGVILGVIVGAIAAMKQGTWVDSTATVVSIIGKSVPNFVLAVLLQYYIGLKLGWFPIAGWGSFSQTIMPTIALAVGPLAETARFIRTSMVDTLSSDYIELGKAKGLSRMQVIRKHAMRNSMIPLVTLIGPYAVALMTGSMVIENIFNVPGIGEQFVKSILTNDYPTIMGITMVYCIGLVVILLITDIVYGLIDPRIRLAGSEA; encoded by the coding sequence ATGACTAGGTACTTGCTAAAACGTGTTTTTTACATGATCCTCACTTTGTTCATTGTTGCCACGGTTACTTTTTTCTTAATGAAATTAATGCCGGGCTCACCATATGCTAACGAAGCGAAGATGACGCCAACACAATTACATATTATGAATGAACAATATGGATTGAATAAACCAATTTGGGAACAATATTTGATTTACATTGTTGGAATGTTACATGGTGATTTTGGTACATCATTCCAATACAGTAATCAACCTGTTTCAAGCTTAATTGGCGCACGTATTGGTGCCTCAATGCAACTCGGTCTTCAAGCTTTAATCTTGGGAGTTATTCTTGGAGTTATCGTTGGTGCAATTGCTGCGATGAAGCAAGGTACTTGGGTCGACTCAACTGCCACGGTAGTTTCAATCATTGGTAAGTCAGTTCCTAACTTTGTTTTAGCTGTACTTCTTCAATACTACATTGGTTTGAAACTTGGTTGGTTCCCAATCGCTGGTTGGGGTTCATTCTCTCAAACTATCATGCCAACTATTGCTTTGGCTGTAGGACCACTTGCTGAAACGGCCAGATTTATTAGAACAAGTATGGTTGATACTTTAAGTAGTGACTACATTGAATTAGGTAAGGCCAAAGGTCTTAGCCGGATGCAAGTTATTAGAAAGCATGCGATGCGTAATTCAATGATTCCACTTGTTACTTTGATTGGTCCTTACGCAGTAGCACTTATGACTGGTTCAATGGTTATTGAAAACATCTTTAACGTACCAGGAATCGGTGAACAATTTGTTAAATCAATTTTGACTAATGATTATCCAACAATCATGGGTATTACGATGGTCTACTGTATTGGACTTGTAGTAATCTTACTGATTACTGATATTGTGTATGGATTGATTGATCCAAGAATTAGATTAGCTGGAAGTGAGGCTTAA